The DNA sequence GCACACCGCCGGCAACCCGGACCTCTTCGGCCGCGCCGGAGCGGTGCGGCTGTTTCCGGAGATAGCGGGAGGCTCGGTGTGGAAGGCGGAGTGGGACGGGAATCCGGACCAGGCCCCACGCGTCAGCTTCGGCTGGGACGAGCACGTCGAGGCGACCTGTCTCGCATCGGGGAACGAATTCGATGGCTCTCCCTGGCAGGCGCGGGGGACGACGCCGTGGACGCATTATCCGGTCCTGAGCTTCGTTGCCGCGGAGGGCTCTTGCGCGCAGACGTCGGTCTTCTTCTATGGGGATCCGGCCCTCGAGCCCCTCTGCATCGGACGGTCGGAGCGGGCGGAGTGTGGAGATGGAACGAATCCTCCTTGGCTCCGGACCGGTCTGGGTGGGCTTGGCCCTCTTCCCAGCGACTTCGCTCTCCCCGATGATTGGGACCAGAACGCGAGCACCGAGCTGCCGGCGATCCGCGTGGGGCCCGAGTGTCTGATTCCCCGGCCCAACCCGACGACGGGCGAGCTCCGGCTTGTGGTCTCCGGGGGGGCGAGGCCCGACCGGATCGACCTGCTTGATCTGACGGGACGTCTCGTCGCGCGGTTCGAGGGCGCCCACCTCGATCCCGATCCTCAGGGGATTCGGATCAACCTATGGAATCTGCCGGCGGG is a window from the Candidatus Eisenbacteria bacterium genome containing:
- a CDS encoding T9SS type A sorting domain-containing protein; this translates as MWKAEWDGNPDQAPRVSFGWDEHVEATCLASGNEFDGSPWQARGTTPWTHYPVLSFVAAEGSCAQTSVFFYGDPALEPLCIGRSERAECGDGTNPPWLRTGLGGLGPLPSDFALPDDWDQNASTELPAIRVGPECLIPRPNPTTGELRLVVSGGARPDRIDLLDLTGRLVARFEGAHLDPDPQGIRINLWNLPAGRFWLRLHTVNEGEEVHGVVILR